A single Streptomyces mirabilis DNA region contains:
- a CDS encoding polyribonucleotide nucleotidyltransferase — MENETHYAEAVIDNGSFGTRTIRFETGRLAKQAAGSAVAYLDDDTMVLSATSASKKPKDNLDFFPLTVDVEERMYAAGKIPGSFFRREGRPSEDAVLTCRLIDRPLRPSFKKGLRNEIQVVATIMALNPDHLYDVVAINAASASTQLAGLPFSGPVGGVRVALINGQWVAFPTHTELEDAVFDMVVAGRVLEDGDVAIMMVEAEATDKTIQLVKGGAEAPTEEVVASGLDAAKPFIKVLCKAQSDLAAKAAKPTAEFPIFLDYEDDVLEALTAAVKSELAQALTIAGKQDREAELDRVKEIAAEKLLPQFEGREKEISAAYRALTKKLVRERVIKDKVRIDGRGVTDIRTLAAEVEAIPRVHGSALFERGETQILGVTTLNMLRMEQQLDTLSPVTRKRYMHNYNFPPYSVGETGRVGSPKRREIGHGALAERAIVPVLPTREEFPYAIRQVSEALGSNGSTSMGSVCASTMSLLNAGVPLKAPVAGIAMGLISQEIEGQTHYVALTDILGAEDAFGDMDFKVAGTKEFVTALQLDTKLDGIPASVLAAALKQARDARLHILDVMMEAIDTPDEMSPNAPRIITVKIPVDKIGEVIGPKGKMINQIQEDTGAEITIEDDGTIYIGAADGPAAEAARATINGIANPTMPEVGERYLGTVVKTTTFGAFVSLLPGKDGLLHISQIRKLAGGKRVENVEDVLGVGQKVQVEIAEIDSRGKLSLIPVIEGEGDDDKKDDTDQ, encoded by the coding sequence GTGGAGAACGAGACCCACTACGCCGAGGCCGTTATCGACAACGGTTCCTTCGGCACCCGCACCATCCGCTTCGAGACGGGCCGCCTGGCCAAGCAGGCCGCCGGCTCCGCCGTGGCGTACCTGGACGACGACACCATGGTGCTGTCGGCCACCAGTGCTTCCAAGAAGCCCAAGGACAATCTCGACTTCTTCCCCCTCACGGTGGACGTCGAGGAGCGGATGTACGCCGCCGGCAAGATCCCCGGCAGCTTCTTCCGCCGCGAAGGCCGTCCCTCCGAGGACGCCGTCCTCACCTGCCGTCTGATCGACCGCCCGCTGCGCCCGTCCTTCAAGAAGGGCCTGCGCAACGAGATCCAGGTCGTCGCCACGATCATGGCCCTCAACCCCGACCACCTGTACGACGTCGTGGCGATCAACGCCGCCTCCGCGTCCACACAGCTGGCCGGTCTGCCCTTCTCCGGGCCGGTCGGCGGCGTCCGCGTCGCGCTGATCAACGGCCAGTGGGTCGCGTTCCCGACGCACACCGAGCTCGAGGACGCCGTCTTCGACATGGTCGTCGCCGGTCGCGTCCTGGAGGACGGCGACGTCGCGATCATGATGGTCGAGGCCGAGGCCACTGACAAGACCATCCAGCTGGTCAAGGGTGGCGCCGAGGCGCCGACCGAGGAGGTCGTGGCCTCCGGCCTCGACGCCGCGAAGCCCTTCATCAAGGTCCTGTGCAAGGCGCAGTCGGACCTCGCCGCGAAGGCCGCGAAGCCGACCGCCGAGTTCCCGATCTTCCTCGACTACGAGGACGACGTCCTCGAGGCCCTGACCGCCGCGGTCAAGAGCGAGCTCGCCCAGGCGCTCACCATCGCCGGCAAGCAGGACCGCGAGGCCGAGCTGGACCGCGTCAAGGAGATCGCCGCCGAGAAGCTGCTCCCGCAGTTCGAGGGTCGCGAGAAGGAGATCTCCGCCGCGTACCGCGCGCTGACCAAGAAGCTGGTCCGCGAGCGCGTCATCAAGGACAAGGTCCGTATCGACGGCCGCGGCGTCACGGACATCCGTACGCTCGCCGCCGAGGTCGAGGCCATCCCGCGCGTGCACGGCTCGGCGCTGTTCGAGCGTGGCGAGACCCAGATCCTGGGCGTCACCACCCTCAACATGCTCCGCATGGAGCAGCAGCTGGACACCCTCTCCCCGGTGACCCGCAAGCGCTACATGCACAACTACAACTTCCCGCCGTACTCCGTCGGTGAGACGGGCCGCGTGGGCTCCCCGAAGCGCCGCGAGATCGGCCACGGCGCGCTCGCCGAGCGCGCGATCGTGCCGGTCCTGCCGACCCGCGAGGAGTTCCCCTACGCGATCCGTCAGGTGTCCGAGGCCCTCGGCTCCAACGGCTCGACCTCCATGGGCTCGGTCTGCGCCTCCACCATGTCGCTGCTGAACGCCGGTGTGCCGCTGAAGGCCCCCGTCGCCGGTATCGCCATGGGTCTGATCTCCCAGGAGATCGAGGGCCAGACGCACTACGTCGCCCTCACCGACATCCTCGGTGCGGAGGACGCCTTCGGCGACATGGACTTCAAGGTCGCCGGCACCAAGGAGTTCGTGACCGCCCTCCAGCTCGACACCAAGCTGGACGGCATCCCGGCCTCCGTCCTGGCCGCGGCCCTCAAGCAGGCCCGTGACGCCCGCCTCCACATCCTCGACGTGATGATGGAAGCGATCGACACGCCGGACGAGATGTCCCCGAACGCCCCGCGGATCATCACCGTCAAGATCCCCGTGGACAAGATCGGTGAGGTCATCGGCCCCAAGGGCAAGATGATCAACCAGATCCAGGAGGACACCGGCGCCGAGATCACGATCGAGGACGACGGCACCATCTACATCGGTGCCGCCGACGGCCCGGCCGCCGAGGCCGCCCGTGCCACGATCAACGGCATCGCCAACCCGACCATGCCGGAGGTCGGCGAGCGCTACCTGGGCACCGTCGTGAAGACGACGACCTTCGGCGCGTTCGTGTCGCTGCTCCCGGGCAAGGACGGTCTGCTGCACATCTCGCAGATCCGCAAGCTCGCCGGCGGCAAGCGCGTGGAGAACGTCGAGGACGTCCTCGGTGTGGGCCAGAAGGTCCAGGTCGAGATCGCCGAGATCGACTCCCGCGGCAAGCTCTCCCTCATCCCCGTGATCGAGGGCGAAGGCGACGACGACAAGAAGGACGACACCGACCAGTGA
- the dapB gene encoding 4-hydroxy-tetrahydrodipicolinate reductase, producing the protein MSKLRVAVLGAKGRIGAEAVRAVEAAEDLELVAALGRGDGLEALVASGTQVVVELTTPASVMANLDFCIRHGIHAVVGTTGWTDERLAQLNTALTASPETGVLIAPNFSIGAVLTMKFAEVAAPYFESVEVVELHHPNKVDAPSGTATRTAQLIAAARERAGSAPQPDATATALDGARGANVDGVPVHAVRLRGLLAHQEVLLGGEGETLTIRHDSLHHSSFMPGILLGVRRVVTAPGLTFGLEHFLDLG; encoded by the coding sequence ATGAGCAAGCTGCGCGTGGCGGTCCTCGGTGCCAAGGGCCGGATCGGGGCCGAGGCGGTACGAGCCGTCGAGGCCGCCGAGGACCTGGAGCTGGTGGCCGCGCTGGGCCGCGGCGACGGGCTGGAGGCGCTGGTCGCCAGCGGCACCCAGGTGGTGGTCGAACTGACGACCCCGGCCTCGGTGATGGCCAACCTCGACTTCTGCATCCGGCACGGCATCCACGCCGTGGTCGGCACGACCGGCTGGACCGACGAGCGGCTCGCGCAGCTCAACACCGCACTGACCGCGTCCCCGGAGACGGGCGTGCTCATCGCGCCCAACTTCTCCATCGGGGCCGTACTGACCATGAAGTTCGCCGAGGTCGCCGCGCCGTACTTCGAGTCCGTCGAGGTCGTCGAGCTGCACCACCCGAACAAGGTGGACGCCCCCAGCGGCACCGCCACGCGCACCGCCCAGCTCATCGCCGCGGCCCGGGAGCGCGCGGGCAGCGCCCCGCAGCCGGACGCCACGGCGACTGCCCTGGACGGCGCCCGCGGCGCGAACGTCGACGGCGTCCCGGTGCACGCGGTCCGCCTGCGCGGGCTCCTCGCCCACCAGGAGGTCCTGCTCGGTGGCGAGGGCGAGACCCTCACCATCCGCCACGACTCCCTCCACCACAGCAGCTTCATGCCGGGCATTTTGCTCGGCGTCCGCCGCGTGGTGACCGCCCCGGGCCTCACCTTCGGCCTGGAACACTTCCTGGACCTCGGCTGA
- the rpsO gene encoding 30S ribosomal protein S15 — translation MSLDAATKKQIISEFGQKEGDTGSPEVQVAMLSRRISDLTEHLKTHKHDHHSRRGLLILVGQRRRLLQYLAKKDIQRFRALVDRLGIRRGAAGAK, via the coding sequence GTGTCGCTCGACGCCGCTACGAAGAAGCAGATCATCAGCGAGTTCGGTCAGAAGGAGGGCGACACCGGCTCCCCCGAGGTCCAGGTCGCCATGCTCTCGCGCCGCATCTCGGACCTGACCGAGCACCTCAAGACCCACAAGCACGACCACCACTCCCGTCGTGGTCTGCTGATCCTGGTCGGTCAGCGCCGCCGGCTGCTGCAGTACCTGGCCAAGAAGGACATCCAGCGCTTCCGTGCGCTGGTCGACCGCCTGGGCATCCGCCGCGGTGCGGCGGGCGCCAAGTAA
- the dapA gene encoding 4-hydroxy-tetrahydrodipicolinate synthase — protein sequence MAPTSTPQTPFGRVLTAMVTPFTADGALDLDGAQRLATHLVDAGNDGLIINGTTGESPTTSDVEKSDLVRAVLEAVGDRAHIVAGVGTNDTHHSIELARAAEKAGAHGLLTVTPYYNKPPQEGLYRHFSAIADATELPVMLYDIPGRSGVPISTETLVRLAEHPRIVANKDAKGDLGRASWAIARSGLAWYSGDDMLNLPLLSVGAVGFVSVVGHVVTPELRSMLDAYVSGDVQKATEIHQKLLPVFTGMFRTQGVMTTKAALALQGLPAGPLRAPMVELSPEETAQLKIDLAAGGVEL from the coding sequence ATGGCTCCGACCTCCACTCCGCAGACCCCCTTCGGGCGGGTCCTCACCGCCATGGTCACGCCCTTCACGGCGGACGGCGCACTCGACCTCGACGGCGCACAGCGGCTCGCCACCCACCTGGTGGACGCAGGCAACGACGGCCTGATCATCAACGGCACCACCGGTGAGTCACCGACCACCAGTGACGTGGAGAAATCGGATCTCGTACGAGCCGTACTCGAGGCGGTCGGCGACCGTGCCCACATCGTCGCGGGCGTCGGCACGAACGACACCCACCACAGCATCGAGCTCGCCCGCGCCGCCGAGAAGGCCGGCGCGCACGGCCTGCTGACCGTGACGCCGTACTACAACAAGCCCCCACAGGAGGGCCTGTACCGTCACTTCTCGGCCATCGCCGACGCGACCGAGCTGCCCGTGATGCTGTACGACATCCCCGGCCGCAGCGGCGTACCGATCAGCACCGAAACGCTCGTGCGGCTGGCCGAGCACCCGCGTATCGTCGCGAACAAGGACGCCAAGGGAGACCTCGGCCGAGCCAGCTGGGCCATCGCCCGCTCCGGACTCGCCTGGTACTCCGGCGACGACATGCTGAACCTCCCGCTGCTCTCCGTGGGCGCGGTCGGCTTCGTCTCCGTCGTCGGCCACGTCGTCACCCCGGAGCTGCGGTCCATGCTGGACGCGTACGTCTCGGGAGACGTGCAGAAGGCCACCGAGATCCACCAGAAACTGCTCCCCGTCTTCACCGGCATGTTCCGCACCCAGGGCGTCATGACGACGAAGGCCGCGCTCGCCCTCCAGGGCCTGCCCGCCGGACCGCTGCGCGCCCCGATGGTCGAGCTGTCGCCCGAGGAGACCGCCCAGCTCAAGATCGATCTTGCCGCCGGCGGGGTAGAACTCTAA
- the thyX gene encoding FAD-dependent thymidylate synthase: MTDTPADDLKPSFRSDVTVELVKHTASDSDVLFAARVSTLGEQSLDELQKDPERSKGLLNYLMRDRHGSPFEHNSMTFFISAPIFVFREFMRHRVGWSYNEESGRYRELEPVFYVPDESRKLVQEGRPGKYVFVEGTQAQQELTGRVMEDSYRQAYEAYQEMLAAGVAREVARAVLPVGLFSSMYATCNARSLMHFLGLRTQHELAKVPSFPQREIEMVGEKMEAEWAKLMPLTYAAFNANGRVAP, from the coding sequence GTGACCGACACCCCCGCCGACGACCTCAAGCCCAGTTTCCGCAGCGATGTCACCGTCGAGCTGGTCAAGCACACCGCGTCCGACTCGGACGTGCTGTTCGCCGCCCGCGTCTCGACCCTCGGTGAGCAGTCCCTCGACGAGCTCCAGAAGGACCCGGAGCGCTCCAAGGGCCTGCTGAACTACCTGATGCGGGACCGGCACGGCAGCCCCTTCGAGCACAACTCGATGACCTTCTTCATCAGCGCCCCGATCTTCGTCTTCCGCGAGTTCATGCGGCACCGCGTGGGCTGGTCGTACAACGAGGAGTCGGGCAGGTACAGGGAGCTCGAGCCGGTCTTCTACGTCCCGGACGAGTCCCGCAAGCTGGTCCAGGAGGGCCGCCCCGGCAAGTACGTCTTCGTCGAGGGCACCCAGGCGCAGCAGGAGCTCACGGGCCGCGTGATGGAGGACTCCTACCGACAGGCGTACGAGGCGTACCAGGAGATGCTGGCCGCCGGTGTGGCCCGCGAGGTGGCCCGCGCCGTCCTCCCCGTCGGCCTCTTCTCCTCGATGTACGCCACCTGCAACGCACGCTCCCTGATGCACTTCCTCGGTCTGCGCACCCAGCACGAGCTCGCCAAGGTCCCGTCCTTCCCGCAGCGGGAGATCGAGATGGTCGGCGAGAAGATGGAGGCGGAGTGGGCCAAGCTCATGCCGCTCACCTACGCGGCCTTCAATGCCAACGGGCGCGTGGCGCCGTAA
- a CDS encoding M16 family metallopeptidase has protein sequence MTSRSSTATARTSSEARAVARTQTLIKGENGIGTVRKTTLPGGLRIVTETLPSVRSATFGIWAHVGSRDETPTLNGATHYLEHLLFKGTSRRSALDISSAIDAVGGEMNAFTAKEYTCYYARVLDTDLPLAIDVVCDMLTGSLIEQGDVDAERGVILEEIAMTEDDPGDCVHDLFAHTMLGDTPLGRPVLGTVDTVNALGADRIRRFYKKHYDPTHLVVACAGNVDHNKVVRQVRAAFEKAGALKESAAEPIAPRDGRRAIRTAGRVELLGRKTEQAHVVLGMPGLARTDERRWALGVLNTALGGGMSSRLFQEVREKRGLAYSVYSYTSGFADCGLFGVYAGCRPSQVHDVLKICRDELDHVAEHGLSDDEIGRAIGQLQGSTVLGLEDTGALMNRIGKSELCWGEQMSVDDMLVRIASVTPDEVRSVARDILGQRPSLSVIGPLKDKQASRLHDAVA, from the coding sequence GTGACGTCTCGTAGCTCCACGGCGACGGCCCGCACCTCTTCGGAGGCGCGGGCCGTCGCCCGTACCCAAACCCTCATCAAGGGCGAGAACGGCATCGGTACGGTCCGTAAGACCACCCTCCCCGGCGGCCTGCGCATCGTCACCGAGACCCTCCCCTCCGTACGCTCGGCCACCTTCGGGATCTGGGCGCACGTCGGCTCCCGCGACGAGACGCCGACGCTGAACGGCGCCACGCACTACCTGGAGCACCTGCTCTTCAAGGGCACCTCCCGGCGCAGCGCCCTGGACATCTCCTCCGCCATCGACGCGGTCGGCGGCGAGATGAACGCGTTCACGGCCAAGGAGTACACGTGCTACTACGCGCGCGTGCTCGACACCGACCTCCCGCTCGCCATCGACGTCGTGTGCGACATGCTCACCGGCTCGCTGATCGAGCAGGGCGACGTGGACGCCGAGCGCGGTGTGATCCTCGAAGAGATCGCGATGACCGAGGACGACCCGGGCGACTGTGTGCACGACCTGTTCGCGCACACCATGCTCGGCGACACCCCCCTCGGCCGCCCGGTCCTCGGCACGGTCGACACGGTCAACGCGCTCGGCGCCGACCGCATCCGCCGCTTCTACAAGAAGCACTACGACCCGACGCACCTCGTGGTCGCCTGCGCGGGCAACGTCGACCACAACAAGGTCGTACGCCAGGTCCGCGCCGCTTTCGAGAAGGCCGGCGCCCTCAAGGAGAGCGCCGCCGAGCCGATCGCCCCGCGCGACGGCCGCCGTGCCATTCGCACCGCGGGCCGCGTCGAGCTCCTCGGCCGCAAGACCGAGCAGGCCCACGTCGTCCTCGGCATGCCGGGCCTCGCCCGCACCGACGAGCGCCGCTGGGCCCTGGGCGTCCTGAACACCGCCCTGGGCGGTGGCATGTCCTCCCGCCTCTTCCAGGAGGTCCGCGAGAAGCGCGGCCTGGCCTACAGCGTGTACTCGTACACCTCGGGCTTCGCCGACTGCGGCCTCTTCGGCGTGTACGCGGGCTGCAGGCCGAGCCAGGTCCACGACGTGCTCAAGATCTGCCGCGACGAACTCGACCACGTCGCCGAGCACGGCCTCTCGGACGACGAGATCGGGCGCGCCATCGGTCAGCTCCAGGGCTCCACCGTCCTCGGCCTGGAGGACACCGGCGCGCTGATGAACCGTATCGGCAAGAGCGAGCTGTGCTGGGGCGAGCAGATGTCCGTCGACGACATGCTGGTCCGGATAGCGTCGGTCACCCCGGACGAGGTCCGTTCGGTCGCCCGCGACATCCTGGGACAGCGGCCCTCGCTGTCTGTCATCGGCCCGCTCAAGGACAAGCAGGCCTCCCGTCTGCACGACGCGGTCGCGTAA